A part of Homoserinibacter sp. YIM 151385 genomic DNA contains:
- the obgE gene encoding GTPase ObgE, which translates to MATFVDRVTLHLRAGHGGNGCVSVRREKFKPLAGPDGGNGGHGGDIVLVADPQVTTLLSYHRGPHRTAGNGGPGMGDHRAGYQGEELVLPVPVGTVVSSPEGEQLVDLDEPGMRFVVAPAGQGGLGNAALSTTKRKAPGFALLGTSGWEGDAVLELKTVADVALVGFPSAGKSSLIAALSAAKPKIADYPFTTLHPNLGVVESGEVRYTIADVPGLIEGASEGKGLGLEFLRHVERCAALLHVLDCATLEPGRDPLSDLDTILRELEAYPVPEGQVPLVERPQLVALNKVDVPEARELADFVRGDLEARGYRVFEISAVARQGLRELNFALAELVREARVAQAAVAEHKPRIVIRPRAVDAAEFEIRVEGGEEPLYRVLGEKPQRWVEQTDFQNDEAVGYLADRLAKLGVEEGLFQHGAVPGSAVVIGPGAGMVFDWEPTLTSAAELITSPRGTDARLDDNRRLTRNERRDAYFERMDAKTEARDELARERKAGLWRDDYPDDEDEA; encoded by the coding sequence ATGGCGACCTTCGTCGACCGGGTGACGCTGCACCTCCGAGCCGGCCACGGCGGCAACGGCTGCGTCTCGGTGCGCCGCGAGAAGTTCAAGCCGCTCGCCGGCCCCGACGGCGGCAACGGCGGGCACGGCGGCGACATCGTCCTCGTCGCCGACCCGCAGGTGACGACCCTCCTCAGCTACCACCGCGGCCCCCACCGCACCGCCGGCAACGGCGGGCCCGGCATGGGCGACCACCGAGCGGGTTACCAGGGCGAGGAGCTCGTGCTCCCGGTGCCGGTCGGCACGGTCGTCTCGAGCCCCGAGGGCGAGCAGCTCGTCGACCTCGACGAGCCGGGGATGCGCTTCGTCGTCGCACCCGCCGGCCAGGGCGGTCTCGGCAACGCCGCGCTCTCGACGACGAAGCGCAAGGCGCCCGGCTTCGCGCTGCTCGGCACCTCCGGCTGGGAGGGCGACGCGGTCCTCGAGCTCAAGACGGTCGCGGACGTCGCGCTCGTCGGCTTCCCGAGCGCCGGCAAGTCCAGCCTCATCGCCGCCCTCTCGGCGGCGAAGCCGAAGATCGCCGACTACCCCTTCACGACGCTCCACCCGAACCTCGGCGTCGTCGAGTCGGGAGAGGTGCGGTACACGATCGCGGACGTGCCCGGCCTCATCGAGGGCGCGAGCGAGGGCAAGGGCCTCGGCCTCGAGTTCCTCCGCCACGTCGAGCGCTGCGCCGCGCTCCTCCACGTGCTCGACTGCGCGACGCTGGAGCCCGGCCGCGACCCGCTCAGCGACCTCGACACGATCCTCCGCGAGCTCGAGGCCTATCCGGTCCCCGAGGGCCAGGTGCCGCTCGTCGAGCGCCCGCAGCTCGTCGCGCTCAACAAGGTCGACGTGCCGGAGGCGCGCGAGCTCGCCGACTTCGTGCGCGGCGACCTCGAGGCGCGCGGCTACCGCGTCTTCGAGATCTCCGCCGTCGCGCGCCAGGGGCTGCGCGAGCTCAACTTCGCGCTCGCCGAGCTCGTCCGCGAGGCGCGCGTCGCGCAGGCCGCGGTCGCCGAGCACAAGCCGCGCATCGTGATCCGCCCGCGCGCGGTCGACGCGGCCGAGTTCGAGATCCGGGTCGAGGGCGGCGAGGAGCCGCTGTACCGGGTGCTCGGCGAGAAGCCGCAGCGCTGGGTCGAGCAGACCGACTTCCAGAACGACGAGGCCGTCGGCTACCTCGCCGACCGGCTCGCGAAGCTCGGCGTCGAGGAGGGGCTCTTCCAGCACGGCGCGGTCCCGGGCTCCGCGGTCGTCATCGGGCCGGGTGCGGGCATGGTCTTCGACTGGGAGCCGACGCTCACCTCCGCCGCCGAGCTCATCACGAGCCCCCGCGGCACCGACGCGCGCCTGGATGACAATCGCCGCCTCACGCGCAACGAGCGCCGCGACGCCTACTTCGAGCGCATGGATGCGAAGACGGAGGCCCGGGACGAGCTCGCGCGCGAGCGCAAGGCCGGCCTGTGGCGCGACGACTACCCGGACGACGAGGACGAGGCGTGA
- the rplU gene encoding 50S ribosomal protein L21: MVYAVVRAGGRQEKVEVGTIVVLDRIQADENGKIELAPVLHVDGEKITHDAKALAKIKVTAEVLNDLRGPKITIQKFKNKTGYKKRQGHRSELTRVKITGIK, from the coding sequence GTGGTTTACGCAGTTGTGCGCGCCGGCGGTCGGCAGGAGAAGGTCGAGGTCGGCACGATCGTCGTCCTGGACCGCATCCAGGCTGACGAGAACGGCAAGATCGAGCTCGCCCCGGTGCTCCACGTCGACGGTGAGAAGATCACGCACGACGCGAAGGCCCTCGCGAAGATCAAGGTGACGGCGGAGGTCCTGAACGACCTGCGCGGCCCGAAGATCACGATCCAGAAGTTCAAGAACAAGACCGGGTACAAGAAGCGCCAGGGCCACCGCTCGGAGCTCACCCGCGTCAAGATCACCGGCATCAAGTAG
- the rpmA gene encoding 50S ribosomal protein L27, whose translation MAHKKGASSTRNGRDSNAQYLGVKRFGGQVVKAGEIIVRQRGTHFHPGANVGRGGDDTLFALAAGSVEFGKKGGRKVVNIVSA comes from the coding sequence ATGGCACACAAGAAGGGCGCGTCCTCGACCCGCAACGGTCGCGACTCGAACGCGCAGTACCTCGGCGTCAAGCGCTTCGGCGGCCAGGTCGTCAAGGCCGGCGAGATCATCGTCCGCCAGCGCGGCACCCACTTCCACCCCGGCGCGAACGTGGGCCGCGGCGGCGACGACACGCTCTTCGCGCTCGCGGCCGGCTCGGTCGAGTTCGGCAAGAAGGGCGGCCGCAAGGTCGTCAACATCGTCAGCGCCTGA